The following proteins are encoded in a genomic region of Magnolia sinica isolate HGM2019 chromosome 1, MsV1, whole genome shotgun sequence:
- the LOC131253910 gene encoding iron-sulfur assembly protein IscA, chloroplastic isoform X1, translating to MALSASLSSSASFLSCRPIRNSNRLSNASSSLSLRSPPVNLNRRKLISIRSSSASAATTTGSIAPAISLTEDALKHLNKMRSERNEDLCLRIGVKQGGCSGMSYTMEFENRANARPDDSIIEYNGFVIVSDPKSLLFLYGMQLDFSDALIGGGFSFKNPNATQTCGCGKSFAAEM from the exons atggCTCTCTCAGCAAGCCTTTCTTCTTCTGCTTCCTTTCTCTCCTGCCGTCCTATCAGAAATTCCAATCGCTTATCCAACGCTTCATCATCTCTCTCTTTGCGATCTCCTCCCGTCAACCTCAATCGCAGGAAACTCATCTCCATCCGATCCAGCTCTGCTTCTG CAGCAACTACCACTGGGAGCATTGCACCAGCCATTTCATTGACTGAGGATGCATTGAAGCATTTGAATAAGATGAGGTCAGAGCGAAATGAAGACTTATGTTTAAGAATTGGAGTTAAGCAAGGCGGCTGCTCTGGAATGTCATACACAATGGAGTTTGAGAATCGAGCCAACGCAAGACCAGATGACTCGATCATTGAATACAATGGTTTCGTGATTG TTAGTGATCCAAAGAGCCTCCTCTTCCTATACGGGATGCAGTTGGATTTCAGCGATGCGCTCATTGGTGGGGGCTTCTCTTTCAAGAATCCAAACGCAACACAAACCTGCGGTTGTGGTAAATCCTTCGCTGCCGAAATGTAG
- the LOC131253910 gene encoding iron-sulfur assembly protein IscA, chloroplastic isoform X2 — protein sequence MALSASLSSSASFLSCRPIRNSNRLSNASSSLSLRSPPVNLNRRKLISIRSSSASATTTGSIAPAISLTEDALKHLNKMRSERNEDLCLRIGVKQGGCSGMSYTMEFENRANARPDDSIIEYNGFVIVSDPKSLLFLYGMQLDFSDALIGGGFSFKNPNATQTCGCGKSFAAEM from the exons atggCTCTCTCAGCAAGCCTTTCTTCTTCTGCTTCCTTTCTCTCCTGCCGTCCTATCAGAAATTCCAATCGCTTATCCAACGCTTCATCATCTCTCTCTTTGCGATCTCCTCCCGTCAACCTCAATCGCAGGAAACTCATCTCCATCCGATCCAGCTCTGCTTCTG CAACTACCACTGGGAGCATTGCACCAGCCATTTCATTGACTGAGGATGCATTGAAGCATTTGAATAAGATGAGGTCAGAGCGAAATGAAGACTTATGTTTAAGAATTGGAGTTAAGCAAGGCGGCTGCTCTGGAATGTCATACACAATGGAGTTTGAGAATCGAGCCAACGCAAGACCAGATGACTCGATCATTGAATACAATGGTTTCGTGATTG TTAGTGATCCAAAGAGCCTCCTCTTCCTATACGGGATGCAGTTGGATTTCAGCGATGCGCTCATTGGTGGGGGCTTCTCTTTCAAGAATCCAAACGCAACACAAACCTGCGGTTGTGGTAAATCCTTCGCTGCCGAAATGTAG